The genomic segment TCTGTCTTAACGAGAAGATTGGGGTTGAGAGTGGCTTTCAACTTCTTCAAGCCTTACGGGTTCAGAATCCATTAGCGCGCCTGATAGTACTAACAGGGCACGGCTCAATAGTGCACGGCATTCGGGCTCTAAATTTGGGGGCCGCGAGCTTTCTAGAAAAACCATCGGAGCCAGCTCACGTTGCGGCCTTGGTTAAGGACGCTGTTAGTCAGGCGGTTCTTCGTAGAGAGTATGAGCAGCTTGCGCAGAAACGGGGTAGCCCGCTGCTTGAGCAGCTATCTGGATCTAGCGCGAGTATAATGGCGCTGCGGGAGCAGCTCCTGTTTATTGCTAGCACGCAACAGTCAGTATTAATTCTTGGTGAAACTGGAACCGGTAAGGGGCTGTGCGCCCGACTGATTCATGAAATGAGCCCCAGACGATCGAAGAAATTCATTCACTACCAGCCGAATTTTGGCGGGGGTGATCTAGTGCAGAGCGAGCTGTTTGGGCACTTAAAAGGGGCTTTTACTGGAGCAACCGAGGCGCGTAAGGGGATCGTATTAGAGGCGCATTTAGGCACCCTCTTTATCGACGAGCTTGATGAATTGACCCCCGATACTCAGATAAAGTTATTAGACCTTATTCAGGAGAAACGTATTCGCCCCGTTGGAGCGGATAGTTTTCAGAGCGTTGATTGTCGCTTTTTGGCGGCAACTAACCGCGATATCGAGGAGGCGATCTCGTCCGGCAAGATACGACGAGACCTGCATCACCGTATCGCGCACTGTCTTGTTCGAATCCCCCCGCTACGCGAGCGTTTAGAAGATATCCCGGATCTATGCGGGATGTTTCTCTGGCAGCTACAGGAGCGCGAGGGGCTGAATGTGTTTGAACTCACCTCTGATGCGCTTGGAGAGCTATCAAAGAGAGCATGGCCTGGGAATGTAAGGGAGCTGCAAGGGATGGTTGAAACGGCGGCCTACCACGCACGCTTTAAGAATCGTGCTGGCATTACACTGGAAGATCTAACTATTAATGGACGCTCTGCGCAGCAGTCAGGCCCCATTAGCACATCTTTTCACGAGCAGGTTAGACACTTTAAGGCGCGCTTAATTGAGCAGGCCCTTGAGGCCAGTGAGGGTAATCAGGTTCAGGCAGCAAAGATGCTTGGATTGGATCGTGGTACTATGAGAAGAGCTCTTACTAGGGGATGATGTGGCGTTGTCAAAGGGGTTGCACTATGGATTTCACTATGGGTTCCACTATGGATTTCACTATGGGTTTCACTATGGGTTTCACTACGGAATAACCTTACCGTGCGGATCCAGTTTTGTAGCGAGCTCTTTCTCTAACTCGCGCGTTAAGGCTAGTCCTATAAAGTGCTCGGTACGCTCGGATGGAATATGCAGGTGATCGAGTGCAAGCCCAAGGTGCTTTGCCAGATACGATTCCCACAGTCGGTGTGAACGCACCAGGGCCTGAGCCTCAAGCATACCACGCTCCGTTAGGTGTAGGGGGGCGTTTAAGGCACGCACCACCTCGCCCCGTCTGATAAGCGAGCGCAGCGCCAGGCGCGTTAAAATACTTCGCCCTAGCGCCTGATAGATCTCGCGGTGAGTTAGGGGGTTACTGTGATCCCTACCAACGACTTCGTGCCAGCGATATAACATGCCGAGTATATCGTCACGGAGGATGCGGTAGCGCAGCATCGCTCTAGTAATGACCCGTTGTGCAAGGCCGTGGCGTGGTGCCACTACCAGGCTAATAGCAAAGATAACTCCTGATACTACGCTCATCATCCCAGCGACCGAGGTGTTTAGGGTAAGGGCGCCGGCGTACCCACCGAACGCCGCAACGATACCGAGCGCCGCCGCAATGAAGATCAACAGCCCGAGCCTGTCGGTAAGTAGATAGGCTGTTGCGGCCGGGGTGATTAACATCGAGATAACCAGTATCGATCCAACCGCCTCAAAGGAGGCGACCGCTGTAATAGTAACGCTTGTTATCAGTACGTAGTGAATCAGGGTGGTATTAAATCCAAGCGCCGAGGCCAGCACCGGATCAAAGGAGGAGATTTTAAGCTCCTTAAAAAATATCGATACGAGAGCTATGTTTATTAGGAGGATAATACTGAGCCAGACAAAGCTGCGTGGTAGCAGCATAGAGAAGAGCTCGGTCGTATCAAATGGGGTCAATTCTGCCAGCCCATATAGTACACACCCCGGATCGAGATCGACGTTACGAGCGCCCCAGGTAAGTAGGAGAACTCCGATAGCAAACATGGTCGTAAAAACTATACCTAGCGCTGCATCCTTCTTAAGGATCGTACTTTGAGAGAGGAGAGAGGAGAGTAGCGCCGTTAGCAGCCCCGCCAGCGCCGCCCCAAGCAGCATAAAAATGGGGCTTCTCTCGCCGCTTATCATAAAGGCTACTGTAATACCGGGAAGGATTGCGTGTGAGATCGCATCCCCCAAGAGGGCCGAGCGCCTTAGCATTAGAAAAACACCTGGAATCGCACAGGCAGCCCCGCACACCGCACAGGTTGCGATCACCCAGAGCTCATCTACAGAAAGATTAACTAGCATGGCGGCGACCCCGTCTTACAAGATATGCATAGAGCCCATGAGATGGAGATAGTGTTAGCGAGAGCGAGAAGATTACAGCGCTTGAGATGATGATTAGGGGCCCTGTTGGAAGCCCCTGCGAGGCTAGCGGGCCAGGTATAGCGACACTTAGCACCGTTCCAGAGAGGCAGGAGAGGGCGCCGAAAGCTCCGGCAAGAAAGAGCATCGTTCGTAGGTTATCGGTCCAGAGTCGGGCGCTAGCGGCTGGAATAATAAGAAGAGAGGCCACAAGCACAGCCCCAACAGCAGGCAGCCCTGCTGCTGTACACATAGCAACTAGACCCATCAGGAAGATATCAAGTGCCATTACCGGATAGCCCTGGGTCCAGGCGAACTCGCGGTCGAAGCAGAGTAGCTGCAGCTCCTTGAAAAATATCGTAACGAAGAATATCGCTAGTATCGAGACCACCATAATAAACCAAACGTCAGCGCTGGTTATCGTCGCAGCTTTGCCGAAGATAAAGTTATCTAATCCGGCGTAGTTACCATCCGGTGTATTATGAATAATACGAGATAGCGCGATCCCAAGACCGAAGAGTGAGCTAAGCACTATCCCTATAGCGGCGTCCTCCTTTATTCGGGAATATGAGCAGATAGAGGAGATCATGATTACGCTTAAAAGCCCAAAAACTACGGCGCCAGCAAAGAGATAACCAAAGTGTCGGTCGTAAAAAAGCAGGAATGAAACGCACACTCCGGGGAGAGCGGCATGCGCTATGGCGTCTCCAACCAGTGCCCTCTGTCGCAATACGGTAAAGCAACCAACCACCCCGCACGACAGGCCGAGCAGCGACGTTCCTAGCATAACCAGGAGCGTATTAAAGGAGGTGAGGTGATCAAGAAAGTCCATATTACGTTATTTTGCTTGAGATATCCTGCTCGCTCCGTACCGTACCGGTACGTACCGCCTCAGTAATACGGTCGAGGATAGTAAGCCTTCCTCCATAGGTCGCATGAAGATTCTCTGGGGTGTATACGTCGCTGATACTACCAGCGGCTACTAGGCGCAGGTTTAGCATTACTACCCAGTCGAAATATTCTGGGATAGTTTGCAGATCGTGGTGTACGGCGACCACAGTTTTCCCTGTAGATCGCAAGACTCGTAGGATATCGATGATAACGCGCTCTGTGGCGGCATCGACCCCCGAGAAGGGCTCATCCATCAGAAATAGATCGGGCTCCTGAGCGAGGGCTCGCGCTAGAAAGACGCGTTGTTGCTGTCCTCCTGATAGTTGTCGAATCTGACGGTCGGCAAAGGCCTCTATACCTACCTGTGCTAGACAGGCGGCGGCAAACTCGCGGTCGCTAGCGCTCGGGCGCTTTATCCAGCCGAGCTTTCCGTAGCGACCCATCAGAACCACCTCTTGAACCGTTATTGGGAAGTCCCAATCAACGCTCTCGCGCTGTGGAACGTACCCGATCCGTTTGCGAACTAGATCGATCGGTTGATTAAGAGCGCGGATAAAGCCGGTTGTTGTGGGCACTAATCCGAGGATCGCCTTAAGTAAGGTTGATTTACCGGCGCCATTTGGGCCGACGATCGCAACTAGTTTACCGCTAGGTATCTCAACATCGATATCCCATAGGACAGGTTTTTGTCCGTAAGCAACCGTTAGGTCATGTACCTCAATCGCCGTTGTTTTTGTCATATCATTTGCCGCGTGAGAGGGCTTTTTTAATCGTTGTTACGTTGTGACGTACCATGCCCTCATAAGTGCCCTCAGGTGTCGCAGGACTACCGAGGGAGTCACTAAAGAGGGTTCCGCCAATTGAGATAGCATGGCCCTGTGCGCGAGCTCCCTCAACGAGCGCCTCTACCATCTTTGGAGAGACACTTGTTTCGATAAAAACCGCTGGGATACGTCGCATGCTGAGGGTTCGCACCAGATTGTTTATATCGCGGAGGCTAGCCTCGCTATCGGTGCTAATACCCTGAACACCGAGCACCTCGATATCATACGCTGCTCCAAAATATCCAAATGCGTCGTGAGAGGTGACAAGTAGTCGGGAGTCTTGCGGTATTGTGCTGAGCTCTGAGGCGCACCATAGATCGAGTGCGATGAGCCTCTCGCGTAAAGCCGCAAAACGGCTATGGTAGCCGGCCTTATGAGCTGGATTATACTCGCTCAGAGCGTCCCGAATCCTCTCTGAGGCAAGGATCCAGAGCGAGACATCGAACCATACATGCGGATCGTGGGCCACGGCGATGGTGGATGTTGTCCGCAGGCGATCGTGCGCAATGGTGTCAGTTACGGCCACGACCGGCTGTCGTTTAGAGAGTTTTTCGAAAACGTCCGCCATCTTTCCCTCTAGATGCAGACCGTTAAAGAGAATTAGCGAGGCCTGTGAGAGCGCGCGCAGGTCTCCGGGGGAGGGTTTATATGTGTGTGGGTCGACCCCTTCGCGCATCAGGGGTGTGATTACTATCCCTGTTCCTCCTTCTGTCTCTACCGCTGTACCGGGGATGGAGCCAGGGGTGGAGCCAGGGATAGTGCCAGGGTTGGTGCCGGCGATAGAGCGCGCCGTATCGGCGATAATGTTCGTTGTTGTGATTATTGTAAAAGGGGGAGACTCTGTTAGTCCCAGTTTGCAGGGGCTTAGGAGGACAAGTAAGGCGACAGAGGCTAGCCTGTATATTGTATCCCTAGCAAACAAATGTACCATAAGCTACAATCTACGGGGTAAGACTAGGTGGCGTCAAGGAGATTCGAGGGGATGAAGTCCGATTCTAAAAGCTGTAAAACAAAAAAACGGCACGTTGGGGCACCCTCGGCCGAGCACCACCGAAAGGCCAGGGAGGCCAGGGCGAGCGAGATTGCGCACGACTACGTTGAGGTTATCGATGACCTTATAAAAGCTGGGAGTGAGGCGCGCCTAGTCGATATCGCGCGCCGTTTGGGGGTTACCCACGTTACCGTTAACCGAACTGTGGCTAGGCTGCGCAAACAGGGGTTGGTGATTAGTGAGCGATATCGATCTATATTTCTAACCGAGGCTGGTAAAAAGCTCGCCGAACAGGTACGTCGGAGGCATCGGATCGTGCTGAATTTCCTCCTATCGTTAGGAATTAGGGAGGGGATAGCAAGAACGGATGCTGAGGGGATCGAGCACCACGTTAGTAAGGCGACCCTACGCGCGTTTGAGAGGCATATAGCTGGGAAGAACAGGAACTAGATACTGTGAAAACTATAGTAGATGTTTTGGTATATCTCTCAGTCCGAGGGCTCTTCGCTGTTCTAGGCGTCCTTCCGCAATGGGTGCGGGTGGCGTTATTTGCAAATCTCTTCCGGCTGGCGCTTCTGGTTATGCCGAAGTTAAAGCGAACCTGCCTACAAAATCTCGAACTTGCATTTCCAGAAAGGGATGTAGGGTGGCGACGGAAGATTCTGCGCAA from the Pseudomonadota bacterium genome contains:
- a CDS encoding zinc ABC transporter substrate-binding protein — encoded protein: MVHLFARDTIYRLASVALLVLLSPCKLGLTESPPFTIITTTNIIADTARSIAGTNPGTIPGSTPGSIPGTAVETEGGTGIVITPLMREGVDPHTYKPSPGDLRALSQASLILFNGLHLEGKMADVFEKLSKRQPVVAVTDTIAHDRLRTTSTIAVAHDPHVWFDVSLWILASERIRDALSEYNPAHKAGYHSRFAALRERLIALDLWCASELSTIPQDSRLLVTSHDAFGYFGAAYDIEVLGVQGISTDSEASLRDINNLVRTLSMRRIPAVFIETSVSPKMVEALVEGARAQGHAISIGGTLFSDSLGSPATPEGTYEGMVRHNVTTIKKALSRGK
- a CDS encoding sigma-54 dependent transcriptional regulator is translated as MKDVLLVDDDADQLQSMARALSPLVSPLSICGAGDSAAALSMALQEDPKVVVLDLCLNEKIGVESGFQLLQALRVQNPLARLIVLTGHGSIVHGIRALNLGAASFLEKPSEPAHVAALVKDAVSQAVLRREYEQLAQKRGSPLLEQLSGSSASIMALREQLLFIASTQQSVLILGETGTGKGLCARLIHEMSPRRSKKFIHYQPNFGGGDLVQSELFGHLKGAFTGATEARKGIVLEAHLGTLFIDELDELTPDTQIKLLDLIQEKRIRPVGADSFQSVDCRFLAATNRDIEEAISSGKIRRDLHHRIAHCLVRIPPLRERLEDIPDLCGMFLWQLQEREGLNVFELTSDALGELSKRAWPGNVRELQGMVETAAYHARFKNRAGITLEDLTINGRSAQQSGPISTSFHEQVRHFKARLIEQALEASEGNQVQAAKMLGLDRGTMRRALTRG
- a CDS encoding metal ABC transporter ATP-binding protein; the encoded protein is MTKTTAIEVHDLTVAYGQKPVLWDIDVEIPSGKLVAIVGPNGAGKSTLLKAILGLVPTTTGFIRALNQPIDLVRKRIGYVPQRESVDWDFPITVQEVVLMGRYGKLGWIKRPSASDREFAAACLAQVGIEAFADRQIRQLSGGQQQRVFLARALAQEPDLFLMDEPFSGVDAATERVIIDILRVLRSTGKTVVAVHHDLQTIPEYFDWVVMLNLRLVAAGSISDVYTPENLHATYGGRLTILDRITEAVRTGTVRSEQDISSKIT
- a CDS encoding metal ABC transporter permease; amino-acid sequence: MLVNLSVDELWVIATCAVCGAACAIPGVFLMLRRSALLGDAISHAILPGITVAFMISGERSPIFMLLGAALAGLLTALLSSLLSQSTILKKDAALGIVFTTMFAIGVLLLTWGARNVDLDPGCVLYGLAELTPFDTTELFSMLLPRSFVWLSIILLINIALVSIFFKELKISSFDPVLASALGFNTTLIHYVLITSVTITAVASFEAVGSILVISMLITPAATAYLLTDRLGLLIFIAAALGIVAAFGGYAGALTLNTSVAGMMSVVSGVIFAISLVVAPRHGLAQRVITRAMLRYRILRDDILGMLYRWHEVVGRDHSNPLTHREIYQALGRSILTRLALRSLIRRGEVVRALNAPLHLTERGMLEAQALVRSHRLWESYLAKHLGLALDHLHIPSERTEHFIGLALTRELEKELATKLDPHGKVIP
- a CDS encoding metal ABC transporter permease, which encodes MDFLDHLTSFNTLLVMLGTSLLGLSCGVVGCFTVLRQRALVGDAIAHAALPGVCVSFLLFYDRHFGYLFAGAVVFGLLSVIMISSICSYSRIKEDAAIGIVLSSLFGLGIALSRIIHNTPDGNYAGLDNFIFGKAATITSADVWFIMVVSILAIFFVTIFFKELQLLCFDREFAWTQGYPVMALDIFLMGLVAMCTAAGLPAVGAVLVASLLIIPAASARLWTDNLRTMLFLAGAFGALSCLSGTVLSVAIPGPLASQGLPTGPLIIISSAVIFSLSLTLSPSHGLYAYLVRRGRRHAS
- the mntR gene encoding manganese-binding transcriptional regulator MntR, giving the protein MKSDSKSCKTKKRHVGAPSAEHHRKAREARASEIAHDYVEVIDDLIKAGSEARLVDIARRLGVTHVTVNRTVARLRKQGLVISERYRSIFLTEAGKKLAEQVRRRHRIVLNFLLSLGIREGIARTDAEGIEHHVSKATLRAFERHIAGKNRN